A single Nostoc sp. GT001 DNA region contains:
- a CDS encoding polymorphic toxin-type HINT domain-containing protein: MALVDLYVDGEVISTTGEHPFWTPDKGWVEAKDLQVGSLLQTEDGRIIDVDRIEKGSLTFTTLRLKASQPTLFQIWGFWFIILIVVMKILGRS; the protein is encoded by the coding sequence GTGGCGCTGGTTGATTTGTATGTTGATGGGGAAGTTATTTCTACTACTGGGGAACATCCTTTCTGGACACCTGATAAGGGTTGGGTGGAAGCTAAAGATTTGCAAGTGGGGTCATTGCTGCAAACTGAAGATGGCAGAATTATTGATGTTGATAGAATTGAGAAGGGCAGTTTAACGTTTACAACTTTAAGGTTGAAGGCATCCCAACCTACTTTGTTTCAGATTTGGGGATTTTGGTTCATAATACTTATTGTGGTGATGAAAATCCTTGGGCGGAGCTAG
- a CDS encoding phosphotransferase has protein sequence MKTPGRDFLLRIHRPISMLQGEVWQRPQVIESELLWLAALRHDTEVGVQEPVKNLQDKWLTPVLADDTGEVFYCSLLHWIDGNILNGQRTTQQSYQLGLLLARLHQHSSQWQLPQNFVRPAYDKNRLQVTSKALYPAVLQELISAENYKLLEVAACKIQGMMETLSPKQNVWGLIHADLHEGNYLLHNEEFCPIDFARCGFGYYLYDVASSLQYLLPTVRPSFFEGYQAIRKLPEHYLQITEGFFIMALIEVLSFHVNNPQEHKWISENVPYIVKEHVHPYLEGESFLFAKY, from the coding sequence ATAAAAACACCAGGGAGAGATTTTCTTCTCCGTATTCATCGACCAATATCTATGCTCCAAGGTGAGGTATGGCAAAGACCACAGGTAATAGAGTCAGAACTTCTGTGGCTTGCTGCCTTGCGTCATGACACAGAGGTTGGTGTGCAGGAGCCAGTGAAAAATCTACAGGATAAATGGTTAACTCCAGTTTTGGCAGATGATACCGGAGAAGTGTTTTATTGCTCACTGCTGCATTGGATTGATGGCAACATTCTCAACGGACAACGAACTACACAACAGTCTTACCAACTTGGTTTGTTGCTAGCTCGATTGCACCAGCATAGTAGTCAGTGGCAACTGCCACAAAACTTTGTTCGCCCAGCATACGACAAGAATCGGTTGCAAGTAACGAGCAAAGCACTTTATCCAGCAGTATTACAAGAATTGATTTCAGCAGAAAATTACAAGCTCCTCGAAGTAGCGGCTTGCAAAATTCAAGGGATGATGGAAACACTCTCGCCAAAACAAAATGTCTGGGGGCTGATTCACGCTGACCTTCATGAAGGTAACTATTTATTGCATAACGAGGAATTTTGCCCAATCGATTTCGCACGCTGTGGCTTTGGTTACTATCTTTACGATGTTGCAAGTTCGCTTCAATATTTACTTCCTACTGTCAGACCTTCCTTTTTTGAAGGCTATCAAGCTATTCGTAAGCTACCTGAACACTACTTACAGATTACAGAAGGTTTCTTTATCATGGCGCTGATTGAAGTACTTTCTTTTCATGTGAATAATCCACAAGAGCATAAGTGGATTTCGGAAAACGTGCCGTATATCGTTAAAGAACACGTTCATCCGTATCTTGAGGGCGAATCATTTTTGTTTGCTAAATACTAG
- a CDS encoding polymorphic toxin-type HINT domain-containing protein produces the protein MVLSVTPSGLLGEQRDAATGLDYLRARYYDSSLGRFISKDEFPGYLNDPYSQHDYQYAHANPVRYTDPSGYFTLGDAMAAVTLAGQLATFSGIGFGVGYIAGAAANGASGEEILGMFGEWGAGFASGVSGGFLTDVYEFTTGQKIEPKHAMLYNAGNVTGIGVSFLTGMKAATWAKTAIGPLKWVSTVQTGLDVYDAAKATNNLYQSYQDNGKFEREDAWNLLAYVPFVGSLLGVKKFFAANKAIKEGTEGVDNVLKNGAENVGTQIRNCFVAGTEILTTEGIKNIEDIKVGDWVIADDPTTPGEIEARQVTDTFVRETTALVDLYVDGEVISTTGEHPFWTPDKGWVEAKDLQVGSLLQTEDGRVIDVDRVEKREGQFEVYNFKVDGFHSYFVSGLGVLVHNATYDDDDIWAELDRLNNPLPKVSPQAQAISRGHAFNDHIGDFDFDTPDDFARHIDNIINNPSNVKNLERGRTAYWDNQSGTVIIIDPGDIDGGTAFRPDRGKAYFDNLE, from the coding sequence ATGGTACTTTCGGTAACTCCTTCGGGTTTGCTAGGTGAACAACGGGATGCTGCAACTGGTTTGGATTATCTACGGGCGAGGTATTATGACTCCAGTTTAGGACGCTTTATCTCCAAGGATGAGTTTCCTGGATACTTAAACGACCCCTACAGTCAGCATGATTACCAGTATGCTCACGCTAACCCTGTCAGATATACCGACCCCAGTGGGTATTTCACTTTGGGAGATGCAATGGCTGCTGTCACCCTTGCGGGGCAACTAGCTACATTTAGCGGCATTGGTTTTGGGGTAGGTTACATTGCTGGGGCTGCGGCTAATGGTGCAAGTGGCGAAGAAATCCTGGGTATGTTTGGCGAATGGGGGGCAGGTTTTGCCAGTGGTGTATCTGGTGGTTTCTTAACTGATGTATATGAATTCACTACTGGACAGAAGATTGAACCAAAACATGCCATGCTCTATAACGCTGGTAATGTTACTGGTATTGGCGTATCCTTTTTGACAGGCATGAAAGCTGCAACCTGGGCGAAAACTGCAATTGGGCCTCTAAAGTGGGTATCTACTGTACAAACTGGATTAGATGTTTATGATGCGGCTAAAGCTACCAATAACCTTTACCAAAGTTACCAAGATAACGGTAAGTTTGAACGAGAAGATGCTTGGAACTTGCTGGCTTATGTACCCTTTGTTGGCTCATTATTAGGGGTCAAAAAATTCTTTGCTGCTAATAAGGCGATTAAAGAAGGTACTGAAGGTGTAGATAATGTCCTAAAAAATGGCGCTGAAAATGTAGGAACCCAAATTAGGAATTGCTTTGTCGCTGGTACAGAAATTCTTACAACAGAAGGTATTAAGAACATTGAGGATATTAAAGTTGGCGATTGGGTAATTGCAGATGACCCAACTACTCCCGGCGAAATTGAAGCACGTCAAGTAACAGATACGTTTGTACGGGAAACAACTGCTTTGGTTGATTTGTATGTGGACGGGGAAGTGATTTCGACTACAGGCGAACATCCTTTCTGGACACCTGATAAGGGTTGGGTAGAAGCTAAGGATTTGCAGGTTGGAAGCTTGTTGCAGACGGAAGATGGCAGGGTTATTGATGTTGATCGGGTTGAGAAGAGGGAAGGGCAGTTTGAGGTTTATAACTTTAAGGTTGATGGCTTTCACTCCTACTTCGTTTCTGGCCTTGGTGTATTGGTTCATAATGCGACTTATGACGATGATGATATATGGGCAGAACTAGACAGACTCAATAATCCATTACCTAAAGTCTCACCACAGGCTCAAGCAATTTCACGTGGTCATGCTTTCAACGACCATATTGGAGACTTTGATTTTGACACTCCAGATGATTTTGCTAGGCATATTGACAACATAATTAACAATCCTTCAAATGTAAAAAATCTAGAACGTGGAAGAACTGCTTACTGGGATAATCAATCAGGAACAGTTATAATTATAGATCCAGGCGATATAGATGGCGGTACAGCATTTAGACCTGATAGAGGCAAAGCTTATTTTGATAACTTAGAATAG
- a CDS encoding putative Ig domain-containing protein yields MAEDGYRYTLTALDPNNDPLVYRLINAPVGAVINRDTGELLWFPETTVTSGSKANFTVEVSDRRGGKDTQTFTVDAYSKLGKIQGAVFDDLNGNGLLDSKLIKGTNPAVIIAFDVSGSTEAPFYGARNFPNVKVVKDAQVAAIKELVKGIIAQSQGNNVKIGLITFVAGGTIEDMDLSATGLQEYTTALLDTNNNGITNLNEVLGQQIFADNKFYPPGRSGFDAALTTIRTLLQAYSGTPNLIFMSDGYGQLNPVLAASVANDIKTGFGDPTRQGNVTAFAIGEASTLDTLKEIDPNAIRLKDIESLTTLFGGLDENYNLEPFKENVSVYLDLNNNGVYDSNEPIQKTKRGFAPNSLDKTNYYYTFDNLLPGDYRVRILPPAGYKITTNYNLTTGSYDPATDQGNGILHRVTTAGESFVDFFGVNQVAAPPNSDPKFVTTPPVITQLKSGELLKYNAKATDVDTDPLTFDLVLAPDGMAVDSNNGTVIWNPTKKQVADYYAKLDADNQFLINFGRSEAVKSTLTFDALLRVRDGQGGQDIQYIKVELLRDNTLPVFTSTTPTANPQVGKTFRYQAQALDSDGDTLIYSLLTGAPSGITINSTTGLVTWNPTAAQLGSQEFSIKVIDGKGGEALQKVSLVVNTAAPNLAPVITSTPRTQTQLGNSYYYKIEATDPDGDILTYSLQTAPTGMTIGSDGVITWTPTASGFGSHPVVINVSDGSSTKTQSFNLNVTNIAANYAPSITSAPNLITNIERTYEYNLTGSDPDNDLLLWSLDAAPEGMVIDTQRGTLRWQPSSNQIGEHNVKVRLTDAWGLYTGQEFTLTVTGTNIPSAIVSNPITRAAQNQLYTYTVIATDPENDPLTFSLGRKPVGMTIDSNGVIRWTPQASQIGSQQVEVFARDAQGAVTTQTYAIEVGATAINTAPSITSTPVYLAAVGSPYTYQVQATDPDAGDRLTYQLLSVPAGVTGISIDSTTGLLTWANPVAGNYKIVVGAVDAAGLGAAQGFTLTARVNNAPVIRSTPVLTATPGSTYSYDVIASDADGDRLSYTLDQTSRDLGMTLDTLGRLRWTPTTNNVGSHTVVITVNDGNGSTGQQQYNLSVAADSVAPKVRLIANYDLVNLGESITFQARATDNIKVAGLQLLIDGTAVVLDSNGMATFKPTTAGTITAKAIAKDTAGNIGEATFSVAVIDTSDVNAPSISLDLSAIAGGLITAPVDIKGSISDDGSLDYYRLLVAPVAGGEFKEIAFVDNPSAIANGVLGKFDPSLLQNDSYILRLEVADNGGHISIADEVIDVAGDLKLGNFRLSFTDLVVPVTGIPITLTRTYDSLNSGSTDDFGYGWRMEFRDTDLRTSLRPPSEDSQLVGYQNPFKNGTKVYITLPGGKREAFTFKAKQVEQVDGGSLLYFSKYFYQPEFVADKGVTSTLTVESNFITKQQDADEFYGFQGNPYNPADPLFGGKYKLTTKEGVVYEIDAATGDLLTVTDTNGNKLTYTDADITSSTGQKITFGRDAQGRIATVTDPAGKQIRYDYNAQGDLISVTDREGNTTRMEYDQDRKHYLDKIIDPLGRTGVKNEYGDDGRLKYLEDVNGQKVEMSYDPNNSRQVVKDTRGYSTTYIYDERGNVLQEIDAKGGITTRTYDNDNNLLSETDADGVTNEYTYDNRRNLLTIEDGDGNITRMTYNIRGQANNIVSPTGLTTSAKYDLRGNLIESIDTDGLKTTYTYNAQGQLRFQTAPDGQVTEFDYDRFGNINRMVDSRGNEVKAYYDFNGRIEKATTTFILNGQTYSQWMDYDYDDNGRTIASRTSQGNSQSMSYDALGRVSSMTDVFGNVTSYRYDLQGTVGQGNILTAPGSVVTRIDEMTLPDNTPLDSSDNPKVIKKYDQANNLVAQISPTGLETRYIYDELGRLAKTILPDLTPDNWDDNPTVKTEYSAASRVKAQTDVYGNREEYFYNDLGQLIRLKDVLTNDTTYTYNKGGQIETVTDPRNRTTRYVYDDKARLKETVFFDNSHYQVSYDELGRVKSETNELNQTTTYEYDAFSQVSAVINALNQRTEFEYDQRKNLVKVTDALGHSTRYKYDEYAQQVETLFNNGDKVSIGYDQFSRVTSVTDENLNTTKYTYDNLSQLTQVEQANQAKTKYTYNNLGLLTQTQDANQNITQYEYDDFYRLTATILPMGQQNKTVYDKFGQVTSQKDFNGDTINYNYDQYGRLKQKTFTDPRVATVSYTYDPVSSQLKTVTDGRGVTQYNYDQRDRLSKIIQPDQQFVSYGYDLLSNVTSLTTEAGTTSYGYDKLNRLDTVKDGTRLLADYDYDAVGNLIQTKLANGSVESRQYDTRDRLTQVTTKNVTGTTFSEFKYTLDAVGNRKKVEEYSGRSVDYTYDSLYRLTEEKITDATAGNRTLGYSYDLAGNRLNKTDSLEGLTTYTYDANNRLKDTTQGSVVTNFTYDNNGSLKQRANGSQTINYDWINDGENRLIGVTSSSTTGISQQQYIYDAFGSRVASISDGVRTNYLAAPIWDLPQVLMEYDESGQITTDYTLGMGLVRSRHDDREGFYHTDGLGSTRLITDNVGLITDRYTYDAFGVLLNQDGTFGNSFGFAR; encoded by the coding sequence TTGGCAGAAGATGGTTATCGCTATACGCTCACTGCCCTAGATCCAAATAACGACCCATTAGTATATCGCTTAATTAATGCTCCTGTCGGTGCAGTGATTAATCGAGATACAGGTGAATTACTTTGGTTCCCTGAAACTACTGTCACTTCAGGTAGCAAAGCCAACTTTACTGTCGAAGTCAGCGATCGCAGAGGTGGTAAAGATACTCAAACCTTCACGGTGGATGCCTATAGTAAACTTGGCAAAATTCAAGGTGCGGTATTTGATGACCTGAATGGAAATGGATTACTCGATTCCAAACTGATCAAAGGTACAAATCCTGCTGTAATTATTGCCTTTGACGTGTCAGGAAGTACTGAAGCACCATTCTACGGTGCCCGCAACTTTCCGAATGTAAAAGTTGTTAAAGATGCCCAAGTCGCCGCTATCAAAGAACTGGTCAAAGGGATTATCGCTCAAAGTCAAGGCAACAATGTCAAGATTGGGTTGATTACATTCGTTGCTGGTGGCACAATCGAAGACATGGATTTATCTGCCACAGGCTTGCAGGAATACACTACCGCATTATTGGATACGAATAATAACGGCATCACCAACTTAAATGAAGTTTTAGGACAGCAAATTTTCGCTGACAACAAATTCTATCCACCGGGCAGAAGTGGATTTGATGCCGCTTTAACCACAATTCGCACATTATTACAGGCATATAGCGGCACGCCAAACCTGATCTTTATGTCCGATGGCTACGGGCAACTTAACCCAGTTCTCGCTGCTAGTGTTGCCAATGATATTAAGACAGGCTTTGGCGATCCCACCCGTCAAGGTAATGTTACTGCCTTTGCAATTGGTGAAGCATCAACCCTAGATACACTTAAAGAAATCGACCCAAATGCGATTAGACTCAAAGACATTGAATCTTTGACTACATTATTTGGCGGATTAGATGAAAACTACAATTTAGAACCGTTTAAAGAAAATGTCAGTGTTTATCTGGATTTGAACAACAACGGAGTTTATGATTCAAACGAACCAATTCAAAAGACCAAACGTGGGTTTGCACCGAATAGTTTAGATAAAACTAATTATTATTACACCTTTGACAATTTACTACCAGGGGATTATCGTGTCCGTATTCTGCCACCAGCAGGTTATAAAATTACCACAAATTATAATTTAACCACAGGCAGCTACGATCCTGCCACGGATCAAGGCAATGGCATCTTGCATCGCGTAACTACAGCAGGTGAAAGTTTTGTTGATTTCTTTGGTGTAAACCAGGTTGCAGCACCACCTAATAGTGATCCCAAATTTGTTACTACACCTCCGGTAATCACCCAGCTTAAAAGTGGTGAACTGCTCAAATATAATGCCAAAGCCACCGATGTCGATACTGATCCTTTGACTTTTGACCTAGTATTAGCACCCGACGGTATGGCTGTAGATTCCAATAACGGCACAGTAATCTGGAATCCCACCAAAAAACAAGTCGCTGACTACTACGCCAAACTTGATGCGGATAATCAGTTTCTGATCAATTTTGGTAGATCAGAGGCAGTCAAATCCACCCTCACCTTTGATGCTTTGCTTCGAGTACGCGATGGTCAAGGGGGACAAGATATTCAATATATTAAAGTAGAGTTACTTCGTGATAATACACTTCCTGTCTTTACCTCCACTACACCAACAGCTAACCCGCAAGTAGGTAAAACTTTCCGTTACCAAGCTCAAGCACTGGATTCTGATGGCGATACTTTAATCTACTCACTACTGACAGGCGCTCCCAGTGGCATTACAATTAACTCCACTACTGGTTTAGTCACTTGGAATCCGACTGCTGCTCAACTTGGCTCCCAAGAATTCTCCATTAAAGTTATAGATGGTAAAGGTGGAGAAGCACTACAGAAGGTGAGCCTAGTTGTTAACACTGCTGCACCAAATCTTGCCCCTGTCATCACTTCCACACCTCGTACCCAAACGCAACTGGGTAATAGTTACTACTACAAAATTGAAGCCACTGATCCTGACGGTGATATCTTAACTTACAGTTTACAGACTGCTCCAACTGGCATGACTATTGGTTCAGATGGTGTAATCACCTGGACTCCTACTGCATCTGGGTTTGGTTCTCACCCTGTAGTTATCAATGTCAGTGATGGTAGTTCTACTAAGACTCAAAGCTTTAACCTTAACGTTACTAATATTGCAGCTAACTATGCACCAAGTATTACTTCTGCTCCAAATTTAATTACAAATATAGAGCGGACTTATGAGTACAATCTCACAGGTAGCGACCCTGATAATGATTTGCTGCTGTGGAGTTTGGATGCTGCCCCAGAGGGTATGGTGATTGATACTCAACGGGGAACTCTGCGTTGGCAGCCATCAAGCAATCAAATTGGTGAACATAATGTTAAGGTGCGTCTCACTGATGCTTGGGGTCTTTATACTGGTCAAGAATTTACTCTTACTGTCACTGGTACTAATATTCCTTCTGCAATTGTCTCCAATCCCATAACCAGAGCCGCCCAAAATCAGCTTTATACCTATACGGTGATTGCCACCGATCCCGAAAACGACCCCCTTACCTTCAGCTTAGGTCGTAAACCTGTGGGGATGACGATTGATAGCAACGGGGTAATTCGCTGGACACCCCAAGCGTCGCAAATCGGTTCTCAACAAGTTGAAGTCTTTGCACGCGACGCTCAAGGTGCTGTCACCACGCAGACTTACGCCATTGAAGTTGGCGCAACCGCCATCAACACTGCCCCAAGTATCACTTCTACCCCAGTATACTTAGCCGCAGTTGGTAGTCCTTACACTTATCAAGTGCAAGCTACTGACCCGGATGCTGGCGATCGCTTAACATATCAATTGTTGTCTGTGCCTGCGGGTGTAACAGGTATCAGCATTGACTCTACCACTGGATTACTCACTTGGGCTAATCCTGTTGCTGGTAACTACAAGATAGTTGTCGGTGCAGTGGATGCTGCTGGTTTAGGTGCGGCACAGGGCTTTACACTGACTGCACGAGTTAATAATGCTCCGGTAATTCGCTCTACACCTGTGTTAACAGCAACCCCTGGCAGTACGTACAGCTATGATGTAATTGCCAGTGATGCGGATGGGGATCGCTTATCTTACACCTTGGATCAGACATCCCGTGATTTGGGAATGACACTGGATACTCTCGGCAGACTGCGCTGGACACCGACTACTAATAATGTTGGCAGTCATACAGTTGTCATTACAGTCAACGACGGCAATGGTAGTACTGGGCAGCAACAGTATAATCTGTCGGTGGCGGCTGACAGTGTAGCACCGAAAGTTAGGCTGATTGCGAATTACGACCTAGTAAATCTAGGCGAGTCGATAACGTTCCAAGCACGAGCTACGGATAATATAAAGGTAGCTGGGCTGCAATTGTTGATTGATGGAACTGCGGTAGTGTTGGATAGCAATGGTATGGCGACATTCAAACCCACCACTGCCGGGACGATTACCGCAAAAGCGATCGCAAAAGACACGGCTGGTAATATTGGTGAAGCTACATTCAGTGTGGCTGTGATTGACACCAGCGATGTGAATGCACCTTCTATTAGCCTTGACCTCAGTGCGATCGCTGGTGGTTTAATAACCGCACCTGTCGATATTAAGGGTTCTATTTCCGATGATGGCAGCTTGGATTATTACCGTCTCTTGGTTGCACCTGTTGCTGGTGGCGAGTTCAAGGAGATAGCTTTTGTTGATAATCCAAGTGCGATCGCTAATGGGGTCTTGGGTAAGTTCGACCCGTCACTGTTGCAGAATGACAGCTATATCCTGCGCCTGGAAGTTGCCGATAATGGTGGGCATATCAGCATAGCTGATGAGGTTATTGATGTTGCTGGGGATTTGAAGCTGGGGAATTTCAGACTGTCGTTTACGGATCTTGTTGTTCCGGTAACAGGAATACCTATAACCCTAACACGGACGTATGACAGTCTAAATTCTGGTAGCACTGATGACTTTGGTTACGGATGGCGCATGGAATTCAGAGATACTGACCTGCGGACTTCTCTGCGTCCTCCCAGCGAAGACAGCCAACTTGTAGGCTACCAGAATCCTTTTAAAAATGGTACTAAAGTATACATAACTCTCCCTGGTGGGAAACGCGAGGCATTTACATTTAAGGCGAAGCAAGTCGAGCAAGTCGATGGTGGCTCTTTACTCTATTTTTCTAAGTATTTCTATCAGCCAGAATTTGTTGCTGACAAAGGTGTAACCAGTACATTGACCGTTGAAAGCAATTTCATCACCAAGCAACAAGATGCCGACGAATTCTACGGCTTCCAAGGAAACCCCTACAATCCTGCCGATCCGCTATTTGGTGGCAAGTATAAGTTAACAACCAAAGAAGGGGTGGTATATGAAATTGATGCTGCTACTGGTGATTTACTAACGGTTACTGACACGAATGGCAACAAGTTAACCTATACAGATGCGGATATCACTAGTTCGACTGGGCAGAAAATAACCTTTGGGCGGGACGCGCAGGGCAGGATTGCGACGGTGACTGACCCGGCTGGTAAGCAAATTCGATACGATTACAACGCTCAGGGCGATTTAATTAGTGTTACGGATAGAGAAGGTAACACCACACGTATGGAGTATGACCAAGACCGTAAGCACTACCTTGACAAAATCATCGACCCCTTGGGCAGGACTGGTGTCAAGAACGAGTACGGTGATGATGGGCGGTTGAAATATCTGGAAGATGTTAACGGTCAGAAGGTGGAAATGTCCTATGACCCGAATAACTCCAGACAGGTAGTTAAAGATACACGCGGTTACTCTACAACTTACATCTACGACGAACGTGGAAATGTCCTGCAAGAAATTGATGCTAAGGGAGGTATTACCACACGTACTTATGACAATGATAATAACCTGTTGAGTGAAACTGATGCAGATGGTGTCACAAACGAATATACCTACGATAACCGCAGAAATCTGTTGACCATTGAAGATGGAGATGGCAACATTACTCGCATGACCTATAACATTAGAGGTCAAGCAAATAATATTGTTTCGCCAACAGGTTTAACAACTAGTGCCAAGTACGATCTCCGTGGCAATTTAATCGAAAGCATTGATACAGATGGCTTAAAAACAACTTATACATATAATGCACAAGGTCAACTGCGTTTCCAAACTGCACCAGATGGTCAAGTCACAGAGTTTGACTATGACCGCTTTGGTAACATTAACCGCATGGTTGATAGCCGAGGTAATGAAGTTAAGGCCTATTATGATTTCAATGGCAGAATTGAAAAAGCCACTACAACATTCATCCTAAATGGGCAGACATATAGTCAATGGATGGATTATGACTATGACGATAATGGTCGAACCATTGCCAGCAGAACTTCTCAAGGTAATAGCCAATCAATGAGCTATGACGCTCTTGGGCGTGTTTCATCAATGACGGATGTATTCGGGAATGTCACCTCCTACCGCTACGATTTACAGGGAACAGTTGGACAAGGCAATATTTTAACCGCTCCTGGATCAGTCGTCACTCGAATAGATGAAATGACGCTGCCAGACAATACACCTTTGGACAGCAGCGACAATCCGAAAGTTATCAAGAAGTATGACCAAGCCAACAATCTAGTAGCACAAATTTCACCAACTGGGTTAGAAACACGCTACATCTACGATGAATTAGGTCGTTTAGCAAAGACTATTCTACCTGATTTAACACCCGATAACTGGGACGACAACCCAACAGTTAAAACCGAGTATTCAGCCGCAAGTCGCGTCAAAGCCCAGACTGATGTTTACGGCAATCGGGAAGAATATTTCTACAACGACCTGGGTCAGCTAATTCGCTTAAAGGATGTTCTCACTAATGACACCACCTATACCTACAATAAGGGTGGTCAAATTGAGACGGTGACTGATCCTCGGAATCGCACTACTCGCTATGTTTATGATGACAAAGCGCGACTTAAAGAAACAGTTTTCTTTGATAACTCTCATTATCAAGTAAGTTATGACGAACTGGGACGGGTCAAGAGCGAAACAAATGAACTCAACCAAACTACAACTTACGAATACGATGCTTTCAGTCAAGTAAGCGCAGTCATTAATGCTCTGAATCAACGAACAGAGTTTGAATACGATCAACGTAAGAATCTAGTCAAAGTCACTGATGCCCTGGGTCACTCTACCCGTTACAAATATGATGAATACGCCCAGCAGGTAGAAACTCTCTTCAATAACGGCGATAAAGTTTCAATCGGCTATGACCAATTTAGCCGAGTCACTAGTGTTACAGACGAGAATTTAAATACCACTAAGTACACCTACGACAATCTCAGTCAACTAACTCAAGTTGAACAAGCTAATCAAGCTAAAACAAAATATACCTACAATAATCTCGGTCTTTTAACTCAAACTCAAGATGCAAATCAAAATATCACTCAGTATGAGTATGATGACTTTTATCGCTTAACGGCAACAATTTTGCCGATGGGTCAGCAGAATAAAACTGTTTATGACAAGTTTGGGCAAGTCACTAGTCAAAAAGATTTCAATGGCGACACTATTAACTACAACTATGACCAATACGGTCGCCTCAAGCAAAAAACCTTTACTGATCCCAGAGTTGCAACAGTCTCTTACACTTACGATCCAGTTTCGTCGCAGCTGAAGACTGTGACGGATGGACGTGGGGTAACACAGTACAACTATGACCAGCGCGATCGCTTATCCAAAATTATTCAACCCGATCAACAATTTGTTAGCTACGGCTATGATTTGTTAAGCAATGTTACATCTTTGACAACAGAGGCGGGAACCACTAGCTACGGTTACGACAAGCTGAATCGCTTGGATACTGTTAAAGATGGCACGCGACTCTTAGCAGATTATGATTATGATGCTGTTGGCAACTTAATTCAAACAAAGTTGGCTAATGGTTCTGTTGAATCACGGCAGTACGATACACGCGATCGCTTAACCCAAGTGACAACAAAAAACGTCACGGGTACAACATTCTCTGAATTTAAGTACACCCTTGATGCAGTCGGCAATCGTAAGAAAGTAGAAGAATACTCTGGTCGCAGTGTTGATTATACTTACGATTCGCTCTATCGTCTGACTGAAGAAAAAATCACTGATGCCACAGCAGGGAACCGCACTCTTGGCTATTCCTATGACTTAGCAGGAAATCGTTTAAACAAAACTGATTCCTTGGAAGGATTAACTACTTACACCTATGATGCCAATAATCGACTCAAGGATACAACCCAAGGTAGCGTAGTTACAAACTTTACTTACGATAATAACGGTTCACTCAAACAACGTGCTAATGGCAGCCAGACAATTAACTACGATTGGATTAATGACGGAGAAAATCGCCTGATTGGGGTGACTAGTTCTTCTACAACTGGTATTTCCCAACAGCAGTATATCTACGATGCCTTTGGTAGCCGTGTTGCAAGTATCTCTGATGGGGTAAGAACTAATTACTTGGCTGCACCGATTTGGGATTTGCCCCAAGTTTTGATGGAATATGACGAGTCCGGGCAAATTACGACTGATTATACATTAGGCATGGGATTGGTGCGATCGCGTCATGATGACAGGGAAGGTTTTTATCACACTGATGGGCTGGGTTCAACTAGGCTAATCACAGATAATGTTGGTTTGATTACCGACCGCTACACCTATGATGCCTTTGGGGTGTTGTTGAATCAAGATGGTACTTTCGGTAACTCCTTCGGGTTTGCTAGGTGA